One Aureibacillus halotolerans genomic region harbors:
- a CDS encoding YusW family protein has protein sequence MKSLRFQWCVCLLLLLSCGVKEQDIDSPTPSEISFSSIENDDAVNKEPNLSEQSASPFTAFYLTAVFENGKKYSVMYDHMHKNEAIIHDQRKDTKLIGEDAVDQLLPLFITTGITHTMEKDEALHQIMNVFLIRQASMVSLDIYFADGEHTTYLYQEND, from the coding sequence ATGAAATCTCTCCGTTTTCAGTGGTGCGTTTGTCTTTTATTGTTGCTTTCCTGTGGGGTTAAAGAACAGGATATTGATTCACCCACTCCTTCAGAGATATCCTTTTCTTCCATTGAAAACGATGATGCCGTAAATAAAGAACCAAATCTTTCAGAGCAAAGTGCTTCACCGTTTACTGCTTTTTACCTAACTGCTGTGTTTGAAAATGGCAAGAAATACAGCGTGATGTATGATCATATGCACAAAAATGAAGCGATAATTCACGATCAACGAAAGGATACGAAGCTCATAGGCGAGGATGCTGTCGACCAGCTTTTGCCACTATTTATCACAACCGGAATCACACATACCATGGAGAAGGATGAAGCTCTCCATCAAATTATGAATGTGTTTTTAATTCGGCAAGCAAGCATGGTATCTCTCGATATTTATTTTGCCGACGGGGAGCATACTACATATCTTTATCAAGAAAATGATTAA
- a CDS encoding ABC transporter substrate-binding protein: MKTFRVVMCLISLVLLLAGCGTASSQAGEKEHITLWYWNRGLDDSLVEQIETQFPNVELEAQKIGGDFRIKLQTTLVGNSGGPDIVMLNDWIAQYLPYNEHFANLYDYGAESIQDDYLDWKWNLAEVNDGEKLIALPVDTGPTALFYRKDLFEQAGLPTEPEEVASQLQTWDQYIEAGKKLKESTGVYMVDSILSIYRMAIAQSPKKFFSEDDEYIGDQDHMKQIWDTAVKAAETGIAPGIQDGTTDWNAAYNNSQIATVPNAVWGKKILEDAAPNTSGQWRVAEAPGGAGNRGGSFLSVLESSEHKQTSYDIIAWLMSPENQITAYQNYNLFPSAIDALESSELSSEEEFYGGQNTTKTFVDVAKDVPETYFGEFHSMVNGIFEAELRLVETRGKDPEQAWNDIQVQVKRELSRR; the protein is encoded by the coding sequence ATGAAGACGTTCCGTGTTGTCATGTGTTTGATTTCTTTAGTACTCCTATTAGCAGGTTGTGGTACTGCTTCCAGCCAGGCAGGTGAAAAGGAGCATATCACACTTTGGTACTGGAACAGGGGGCTAGACGATAGCCTCGTGGAACAGATTGAAACGCAGTTTCCGAATGTCGAGCTGGAAGCACAAAAGATTGGTGGGGATTTTCGAATCAAGCTACAGACAACGCTCGTTGGGAATTCAGGTGGGCCTGATATTGTAATGCTGAACGATTGGATAGCGCAATATTTACCATACAATGAACATTTCGCTAATTTGTATGATTATGGGGCAGAATCCATCCAAGATGACTACTTGGATTGGAAATGGAATCTAGCAGAAGTTAATGATGGCGAAAAGCTTATCGCCTTGCCAGTAGATACAGGACCAACGGCTCTCTTTTATCGAAAGGACTTATTTGAACAGGCGGGGCTGCCGACAGAACCCGAAGAGGTGGCGTCACAGTTACAAACCTGGGATCAGTATATTGAAGCAGGTAAAAAACTTAAGGAATCAACAGGCGTCTATATGGTGGATAGCATTCTATCAATCTACAGAATGGCGATTGCTCAAAGCCCAAAGAAGTTTTTTTCTGAAGACGATGAATATATTGGAGACCAAGACCATATGAAACAAATTTGGGATACGGCTGTTAAGGCAGCGGAGACCGGGATTGCACCAGGAATTCAGGATGGAACAACCGATTGGAATGCGGCTTATAACAATAGTCAAATTGCAACAGTTCCAAATGCAGTATGGGGCAAAAAGATTCTCGAGGATGCTGCTCCTAACACGAGTGGTCAATGGAGAGTTGCAGAAGCGCCCGGCGGAGCCGGAAACAGAGGGGGTTCATTTTTAAGTGTACTGGAGAGTTCAGAGCATAAGCAGACATCCTATGACATTATTGCATGGCTTATGTCACCTGAAAACCAAATAACCGCTTACCAAAACTACAATTTGTTTCCCTCTGCTATAGATGCGTTGGAAAGCAGTGAATTGTCTTCAGAGGAAGAATTTTATGGTGGGCAAAACACTACGAAAACCTTTGTTGATGTAGCTAAGGATGTACCAGAAACGTATTTTGGTGAATTTCACTCAATGGTGAACGGCATTTTTGAGGCTGAGCTTCGCTTGGTGGAAACACGTGGAAAAGACCCAGAACAGGCATGGAACGACATCCAAGTCCAAGTCAAACGCGAATTATCAAGACGTTAG
- a CDS encoding carbohydrate ABC transporter permease → MKNDTASAPKQLVTNEVSKSSKLWKEIRKNKILYLFISPFYILFLAFGVFPILYSIFLSFQSWNGLGDIKFVGLAQFQYMLTEPVFWTALGNTFAIWFISSVPMLLFAMIIAVMLNVPLLRFRGVYRTLFFVTNVTSIVAVAIIFQSIFNNEYGLLNYFISLFGVDPVAWINNSTLVKFVLGSMVVWRFTGYNAIIYLAGLQSVPQAMYEAAKIDGASPIQTFFKITIPIMKPVILFTIIMTTIGSMQLFTEPQILLGDDGGIGSSGLTLSLYMYNEAFLQSQFGYAAAVSWALFILIGGFSLINWKFVNRL, encoded by the coding sequence ATGAAAAACGATACGGCAAGTGCGCCAAAGCAACTCGTTACCAATGAGGTATCAAAGTCTTCAAAGCTTTGGAAGGAAATCAGGAAAAACAAGATTCTCTACTTGTTCATTTCCCCTTTTTACATCCTTTTTCTTGCATTTGGGGTATTTCCCATACTGTATTCCATCTTTCTCTCATTTCAGTCGTGGAACGGCCTTGGTGACATTAAGTTCGTAGGGCTCGCTCAATTTCAATACATGCTTACTGAGCCTGTGTTTTGGACAGCTTTAGGGAACACATTCGCCATCTGGTTTATTTCCAGTGTGCCAATGCTGTTGTTCGCCATGATCATTGCTGTGATGCTTAACGTTCCGCTACTGAGATTTCGCGGAGTTTACCGCACGCTGTTTTTTGTGACAAATGTAACGTCAATCGTGGCCGTAGCAATTATCTTCCAGTCCATTTTTAATAATGAATACGGTCTATTGAATTATTTTATTTCATTGTTTGGTGTGGATCCAGTCGCATGGATCAATAACAGTACGCTTGTGAAATTTGTTTTAGGTTCGATGGTAGTTTGGAGGTTTACAGGCTACAATGCGATTATTTATCTCGCTGGACTGCAAAGTGTACCACAAGCCATGTATGAAGCTGCAAAGATTGATGGTGCGTCTCCCATTCAGACATTTTTCAAAATCACCATTCCTATTATGAAACCAGTGATCCTGTTCACGATTATCATGACCACCATTGGTTCAATGCAATTGTTTACAGAACCACAGATACTGTTAGGTGATGATGGAGGTATTGGAAGCAGTGGTCTTACTCTATCCCTTTATATGTACAATGAAGCTTTTTTACAAAGTCAGTTTGGATATGCTGCAGCCGTTTCATGGGCATTGTTTATTCTAATAGGTGGATTTTCATTGATTAACTGGAAATTCGTTAACCGGTTATAG
- a CDS encoding carbohydrate ABC transporter permease has product MSSLQSKILLHTGLLIGVFLSVFPFYWLAVMSTSSSSEILAFPPNLFFGDQLIINVQNVFASINFFQATGNTIFVAVITTVGTLFFCSLAGFTFAKFQFPGKTFLFVSLLATMMIPSQLSFVPQFLIMASIGWVNTFQALIVPGLAGAFGIFWIKQYCEESVPDELMDAGRLDGCGQFRLYYHVALPILRPAMAFLGIFTFVGIWNDYLWPLVVLNDSSKFTLQVMLAQLNGIYNTDYGMVMAGTLLATIPLIALFAIFSRQFISGIADGAIKG; this is encoded by the coding sequence ATGAGCTCTCTGCAATCAAAAATACTGCTTCATACAGGATTACTGATTGGTGTTTTTCTTTCTGTATTTCCGTTCTATTGGTTGGCGGTAATGTCGACCAGTAGTTCGAGTGAGATTCTTGCCTTTCCACCGAATTTATTTTTTGGCGACCAACTCATCATTAATGTGCAAAATGTCTTTGCAAGCATTAATTTCTTCCAAGCAACCGGGAATACGATATTCGTTGCTGTCATTACGACGGTAGGTACGCTGTTCTTTTGCTCTTTGGCTGGCTTTACATTTGCTAAATTTCAGTTTCCCGGAAAAACGTTTTTGTTTGTATCATTGCTTGCCACAATGATGATTCCATCCCAATTGAGTTTTGTTCCACAATTTCTTATCATGGCTTCAATTGGCTGGGTCAATACGTTTCAGGCACTTATCGTTCCTGGACTTGCAGGTGCGTTTGGGATCTTTTGGATCAAGCAGTATTGTGAGGAATCGGTGCCTGATGAACTAATGGATGCGGGGCGTTTAGATGGTTGTGGGCAGTTTCGTTTGTATTACCATGTGGCCTTGCCAATTCTCCGTCCTGCCATGGCTTTCCTTGGTATCTTCACATTTGTTGGCATTTGGAACGACTATCTCTGGCCACTTGTTGTATTAAATGACTCTAGTAAATTTACACTGCAAGTCATGCTCGCACAGTTAAATGGGATCTACAACACAGACTACGGCATGGTAATGGCAGGTACGCTATTAGCCACAATTCCACTCATCGCTCTTTTCGCTATCTTCAGCCGTCAGTTCATCTCAGGAATTGCTGATGGAGCGATTAAAGGATAA
- a CDS encoding ABC transporter ATP-binding protein, whose protein sequence is MEPLLAIQSLTGGYTNANVLKNISFQVQRGEMVALIGLNGAGKSTTIKHIIGLMEAKKGNVLIAGDSFAQAPEAYRSHFTYIPETPQLYDELTLQEHLDLTAMAYNLEKADVEKRLPPLLEEFRMEKRLGWFPNHFSKGMKQKVMIMCALLVEPNLYIVDEPFLGLDPIGIQSFLTLMEERKNAGAGILMSTHILSTAERYCDRFVILHDGEIKAFGTLDELRKQLELPVATLDDIYLQLTKDAVS, encoded by the coding sequence ATGGAGCCACTTTTAGCAATTCAATCATTAACCGGCGGGTATACGAACGCAAATGTATTAAAGAACATTTCATTTCAAGTGCAACGAGGTGAGATGGTCGCACTTATTGGATTAAACGGTGCAGGGAAGAGTACAACAATTAAACATATTATCGGGCTTATGGAAGCGAAAAAAGGAAATGTGTTAATTGCAGGAGATTCCTTTGCGCAAGCTCCTGAGGCGTATCGTAGTCATTTTACATACATCCCTGAAACCCCACAGCTTTATGATGAACTTACGTTGCAGGAACATTTAGATTTAACAGCCATGGCCTATAATCTTGAAAAAGCTGATGTTGAAAAAAGGCTCCCTCCGTTACTTGAAGAGTTTCGAATGGAGAAGCGCTTAGGTTGGTTTCCTAATCATTTTTCAAAGGGCATGAAACAAAAAGTAATGATTATGTGTGCGTTGCTTGTAGAACCAAACCTTTACATTGTTGACGAGCCATTTTTAGGCTTAGACCCTATCGGCATTCAATCCTTTCTAACGTTAATGGAAGAACGCAAGAATGCAGGGGCAGGTATCCTTATGTCGACACATATATTATCTACAGCCGAACGTTATTGTGATCGTTTTGTCATCCTTCATGATGGTGAGATTAAAGCTTTCGGTACATTAGATGAGTTGCGAAAGCAGCTGGAGCTGCCTGTGGCCACATTAGATGATATATATTTGCAGCTGACAAAGGATGCTGTTTCATGA
- a CDS encoding ABC transporter permease — MNDIQTLWKRRIRDTAKELARYGKYIFNDHFKFALLFGIGAAAYYYQQWLQTIPAEFPAVFLMAVIVALALSYSPVYTFLKQADIVFLLPLETKMGPYFFKSGVVSFGLQLYVLVLIFAACAPLYLANGGTGSILLVAIGAAIITKIWNLASEWELSYYLDVRIRIAEKLVRFSLNVVFMFFICQGQWLFASIIAVLMGLLYMYMRSSRRYRSLKWDLLIHKEQKRMTMFYRIANMFTDVPSIQDTAKRRKYLDWLIAKIPFQQQASYRFLFWRTFLRTGDYLGIYMRLVLLGAALAWWVPYWPAKCVTVVLFIYFIGFQLSTLTRHHRDKIWLHLYPINERQKNVAVLSLIRQLLFIAAVFLPIPLYFQAPWWQGVLSLVVGVVFTSLYVSVFLKKRIAKAAEL, encoded by the coding sequence ATGAATGACATTCAAACTCTTTGGAAAAGAAGGATTCGCGACACAGCAAAAGAACTGGCACGCTATGGAAAATATATCTTTAATGATCATTTTAAATTTGCTTTGTTGTTCGGAATAGGCGCAGCAGCTTATTATTATCAGCAATGGCTACAAACCATCCCAGCTGAATTTCCGGCTGTTTTCCTAATGGCAGTCATCGTGGCGCTTGCGCTTTCTTATAGTCCGGTGTACACATTCTTGAAGCAAGCAGACATTGTTTTTTTACTCCCATTAGAGACAAAGATGGGTCCCTATTTCTTTAAAAGTGGGGTTGTAAGCTTTGGACTTCAACTTTATGTGCTCGTCCTCATTTTTGCTGCGTGTGCCCCATTATATTTAGCAAACGGTGGCACAGGATCTATTCTGCTGGTGGCTATAGGTGCTGCCATTATTACGAAGATATGGAATCTCGCTTCAGAATGGGAGCTTTCTTATTATTTGGATGTGCGTATACGGATTGCTGAAAAGCTTGTGAGGTTCTCCTTAAATGTTGTGTTTATGTTTTTTATCTGTCAAGGGCAATGGCTTTTTGCAAGTATCATTGCTGTATTGATGGGCCTATTATACATGTACATGCGTAGCAGTCGACGCTACCGATCCTTAAAATGGGATTTGCTGATTCACAAAGAGCAGAAACGCATGACAATGTTTTATCGAATTGCCAATATGTTCACGGATGTTCCATCCATTCAAGATACGGCCAAACGACGCAAATATTTGGATTGGCTGATTGCAAAAATTCCTTTTCAACAGCAAGCAAGCTATCGGTTTTTGTTTTGGCGAACATTCCTGAGAACAGGAGATTATTTGGGGATTTATATGCGTTTGGTTTTGTTAGGAGCTGCTCTCGCATGGTGGGTCCCTTATTGGCCAGCTAAGTGCGTGACTGTTGTCCTTTTTATTTACTTTATTGGATTTCAGTTGAGTACACTGACACGCCATCATAGAGATAAAATATGGCTGCATTTATACCCCATCAATGAGCGTCAAAAAAACGTTGCTGTACTGTCACTCATTCGGCAGCTATTGTTCATTGCTGCTGTGTTTCTCCCTATCCCATTGTATTTCCAAGCGCCTTGGTGGCAAGGTGTGTTATCACTGGTTGTTGGTGTGGTATTTACGTCCCTCTACGTCAGCGTTTTTCTGAAAAAACGGATTGCAAAGGCGGCAGAGCTATAA
- a CDS encoding EcsC family protein, with protein MSIDKSYEKEVYIDLKQWELAMLQKSTRFQRVAKLTQTRFNAIVPEKVHQALTEAVKGIVETCLVGSKWTTKPKETDDWSLQEKDKKAVDILQSYKRTAAVEGAGTGAGGIFLGMADFPLLLGIKMKFLHELASWYGFDTRRYDERLYILHLFELQFSSDTRRKELYPIVKNWDDHKEQIADTDWQVFQQEYRDYIDLVKLLQLMPGIGAVVGAYANYNLLEDLGKTAINGYRLRTMHAKTP; from the coding sequence GTGTCGATTGATAAAAGCTACGAAAAAGAGGTATACATTGACCTGAAGCAATGGGAGCTTGCCATGTTGCAAAAATCGACACGCTTTCAACGTGTCGCAAAGCTGACACAGACAAGGTTTAATGCGATTGTTCCTGAGAAAGTGCATCAGGCACTAACAGAGGCCGTTAAAGGCATTGTCGAGACATGCCTAGTTGGATCGAAGTGGACAACTAAGCCTAAAGAAACGGACGACTGGTCGTTACAAGAGAAAGATAAAAAGGCAGTCGACATCTTGCAATCCTATAAGCGAACAGCGGCCGTCGAAGGGGCAGGCACTGGTGCTGGAGGAATCTTCCTTGGCATGGCAGATTTCCCATTGTTGTTAGGAATAAAAATGAAATTTTTACATGAGCTTGCCTCTTGGTACGGGTTTGATACGCGACGTTACGATGAACGATTGTACATCTTACATCTTTTTGAGCTTCAGTTCTCAAGTGACACGAGGAGGAAGGAGCTTTATCCAATTGTGAAGAATTGGGATGATCACAAGGAACAGATAGCAGATACGGATTGGCAGGTGTTTCAACAGGAATATCGTGATTACATTGATTTAGTTAAGCTATTGCAATTAATGCCAGGAATTGGTGCCGTTGTTGGAGCTTACGCAAACTACAATCTTCTTGAGGACCTCGGGAAAACAGCGATAAACGGCTATCGTCTCCGAACAATGCATGCCAAAACCCCTTGA
- a CDS encoding MFS transporter: MKIKRQLKLKPTYKNEGVTLKSKKGLALAAVASIPLVMTLGNSMLIPVLPTMEKALGITAFQSSLILTVYSIVAILLIPVAGYMSDRWGRKKIIIPSLIIAGIGGIISGYAAWKLHDAAFPIILVGRFFQGVGAAGAAPIVLPLVGDMFDSEEEVSSGLGTVETSNTFGKVLSPILGAALATVFWFFPFWAFPVFCLISIIAMMVFVKVPPSNESPPPLKEYIKSIKAIFKREGRWLTAVFFIGGLCIFVIFGVLFYLSTILEERYQIAGVQKGFVLAIPLMALCAASYFAGRHIKESKPLMKWVTFVGLLLLTAGVSVLAFVQGLYILLTALFISGIGIGAALPCLDALITEGIEKEQRGIITAVYSSIRFIGVAAAPPLAAILMEISQKSLFFTLAGMSFVGICCTLFIHPEQEQREKGRPKPNTI, from the coding sequence ATAAAAATAAAGCGACAGCTTAAACTAAAGCCAACTTACAAGAATGAGGGCGTTACTTTGAAATCAAAAAAAGGGTTGGCTTTAGCAGCAGTTGCTTCAATTCCACTTGTCATGACATTAGGTAATTCAATGTTAATTCCTGTGCTTCCTACTATGGAAAAGGCTCTTGGGATTACAGCATTCCAATCAAGCCTCATTCTGACGGTCTATTCGATTGTTGCGATTCTTCTCATACCGGTTGCAGGCTATATGTCAGATCGATGGGGAAGAAAAAAAATCATCATTCCTAGCTTAATTATTGCTGGTATTGGCGGTATTATTTCTGGCTATGCCGCATGGAAGCTCCATGATGCTGCCTTTCCAATTATTTTAGTAGGTCGCTTTTTTCAAGGGGTGGGTGCAGCTGGAGCTGCGCCGATTGTGCTACCACTCGTAGGTGATATGTTTGACAGCGAAGAAGAGGTTTCAAGTGGTCTTGGTACTGTAGAAACATCGAACACGTTTGGCAAAGTGCTAAGTCCGATACTTGGCGCAGCTTTGGCTACCGTTTTTTGGTTTTTCCCTTTCTGGGCTTTTCCTGTTTTTTGTCTCATCTCAATTATAGCCATGATGGTTTTCGTGAAGGTCCCCCCTTCAAACGAATCACCGCCACCTTTAAAAGAGTATATTAAAAGCATAAAAGCCATTTTCAAACGAGAAGGACGATGGCTGACAGCCGTTTTCTTTATCGGTGGTCTCTGTATTTTTGTGATTTTTGGCGTCCTTTTTTATCTTTCCACCATTCTTGAAGAACGCTATCAAATCGCTGGTGTCCAGAAAGGCTTTGTTCTTGCCATTCCATTAATGGCGCTATGTGCAGCGTCTTATTTTGCAGGACGACACATCAAAGAGTCGAAACCACTCATGAAATGGGTTACCTTTGTAGGTCTTCTGCTCCTCACAGCAGGTGTCAGTGTGCTTGCGTTTGTCCAAGGTTTATATATACTACTGACTGCTTTATTTATCAGTGGTATCGGTATTGGCGCTGCACTTCCTTGCCTAGATGCACTCATTACGGAAGGCATTGAGAAGGAACAGCGTGGTATTATTACCGCCGTTTATTCGTCTATTCGTTTTATAGGGGTCGCCGCTGCACCACCTTTAGCTGCTATTCTCATGGAGATCTCACAAAAGAGCTTGTTTTTTACGCTTGCTGGTATGTCATTTGTGGGAATCTGCTGCACATTATTTATTCATCCGGAGCAGGAGCAACGGGAGAAAGGGAGACCCAAACCAAATACGATTTAA
- a CDS encoding amidohydrolase has product MKTALYQTLDNKLPSMVKVRRHLHMHPELSFHETKTAAFIAQWYETLGIPYRANVGGNGIVATIKGELPGKTVALRADFDALPIQDEKKAPYSSVTDGVCHACGHDGHTSTLLHVAESFWLHKAQLQGTIVLIHQHAEELHPGGAQSMIDDGCLEGVDMIFGTHLWSLTPTGTVQYVSGPMMAAADKLDIVVQGKGGHGAQPHHAKDAIVAASQLVLQLQTVVSRNIDPLEAAVLSIGSFEARNPFNVIADRVTMSGTVRTFQPTVRNAVEEATKRICDGVARSANVHIDLTYLRSYPAVVNHDVATTYVKKAAEKVPEVTHTEQMVPVMPAEDFAYYLEHVEGAFFFTGAQPDNVDEPFPHHHPRFDFNEKALLIAAKTLTGAALDYLSTHAVK; this is encoded by the coding sequence ATGAAAACGGCATTATATCAAACGTTGGATAACAAGCTTCCATCAATGGTGAAAGTGCGCAGACATCTTCACATGCATCCGGAACTTTCCTTTCACGAAACAAAAACGGCAGCATTCATTGCTCAATGGTATGAAACATTGGGGATCCCTTATCGAGCTAATGTCGGTGGGAATGGCATTGTCGCCACAATTAAAGGTGAGCTTCCTGGGAAAACAGTCGCCTTACGGGCAGATTTCGATGCCCTGCCTATTCAAGATGAAAAGAAGGCCCCCTATTCATCCGTGACTGATGGTGTGTGCCATGCATGTGGACACGATGGTCATACGTCGACATTGCTGCACGTCGCAGAAAGCTTTTGGCTTCATAAGGCTCAACTTCAAGGTACGATTGTCCTCATTCATCAACATGCTGAAGAGCTTCATCCTGGTGGTGCACAGAGTATGATTGACGATGGGTGCCTCGAAGGTGTCGATATGATTTTTGGCACTCACCTTTGGTCATTGACACCGACTGGAACCGTCCAATATGTCTCCGGGCCAATGATGGCCGCTGCCGACAAACTTGATATCGTTGTGCAGGGAAAAGGAGGCCACGGAGCTCAGCCTCACCATGCAAAAGATGCTATTGTCGCAGCTTCTCAGCTTGTTCTTCAGCTACAAACGGTCGTTAGTCGTAACATCGATCCACTAGAAGCAGCCGTCTTATCAATCGGTTCATTTGAGGCACGTAACCCTTTCAATGTCATTGCGGACCGTGTAACGATGAGTGGAACTGTGCGTACCTTTCAACCCACTGTACGTAATGCCGTTGAAGAGGCGACAAAAAGAATTTGTGATGGTGTAGCGAGGAGCGCAAACGTGCATATTGACCTCACTTATCTACGCAGTTATCCTGCTGTTGTGAACCACGATGTGGCCACTACATACGTTAAAAAGGCTGCTGAAAAGGTGCCAGAAGTGACACACACCGAACAAATGGTGCCAGTGATGCCTGCTGAGGATTTTGCTTATTATTTAGAGCATGTTGAAGGCGCATTCTTTTTTACAGGAGCTCAACCGGATAACGTTGATGAGCCCTTTCCTCACCATCATCCTCGCTTTGATTTCAATGAAAAAGCGCTGTTAATTGCTGCAAAAACATTGACTGGTGCCGCTCTAGATTACCTTTCAACCCATGCAGTAAAATAA
- a CDS encoding type 1 glutamine amidotransferase domain-containing protein, with amino-acid sequence MAKVAVVLTNEFEDSEYTEPKKSFQEAGHKLTVISSEAGETLKGKQGESTETSGLGIADARSSDYDALLIPGGFSPDILRSDDRFVSFVKDFMFADKPVFAICHGPQLLITAESLQGRRVTGFKSIQIDLKYAGATVYDKEVVVCGDLVTSRQPDDIPAFNKASLEKLT; translated from the coding sequence ATGGCAAAGGTTGCTGTTGTATTGACGAATGAATTTGAGGACAGTGAGTATACTGAACCGAAAAAAAGCTTTCAAGAAGCAGGTCACAAGCTTACCGTGATTAGTTCAGAAGCTGGTGAAACGCTAAAAGGTAAACAAGGGGAGTCCACTGAAACGTCAGGTCTTGGCATTGCAGACGCACGTTCTTCAGATTATGATGCGTTGTTAATCCCAGGTGGATTTTCTCCAGATATCCTGAGGAGCGATGACCGATTTGTCAGTTTCGTCAAGGACTTTATGTTTGCGGACAAGCCAGTGTTTGCGATTTGCCATGGGCCACAGTTGTTAATTACGGCTGAATCTCTTCAAGGCCGACGAGTCACAGGGTTTAAGTCTATTCAAATAGACCTTAAATATGCGGGAGCTACAGTGTATGACAAAGAAGTAGTGGTTTGTGGCGACCTCGTAACAAGCCGCCAGCCTGATGACATCCCTGCATTCAACAAAGCATCACTAGAAAAACTAACCTGA
- a CDS encoding DUF2164 family protein yields MPIKIPREDKRILIEQLREEMTKEGQEDPGPFVVEHLFDFVVKQTAPYIYNMAVQDARMVTEEKCDSLIEDLYSLERPLLRREEE; encoded by the coding sequence ATGCCTATAAAAATACCTAGAGAAGACAAGCGGATATTAATTGAGCAGCTTCGAGAAGAAATGACGAAGGAGGGGCAGGAGGATCCTGGTCCATTCGTTGTCGAACATTTGTTTGATTTTGTTGTGAAACAAACAGCTCCTTATATTTACAATATGGCGGTCCAAGACGCACGCATGGTGACAGAAGAAAAGTGCGATAGCCTCATTGAGGATCTGTACTCGCTTGAAAGACCATTGCTCCGACGTGAAGAGGAATGA
- a CDS encoding antibiotic biosynthesis monooxygenase family protein — translation MLTISKGTYGFLKKWQEHHEVDHSELYLSGSSAVLIVEGSSPVDSLSQASKYEVLASGGTLHGEFAVMRYLPISEDAQPIFEQRHKNLGQKTGNGLLGIRLLKPKSGDMYCVVSIWDKETSYQYNSVPLVDESLMAKGPGGLFEAPFTKTYHLPKE, via the coding sequence ATGTTGACCATTTCAAAAGGAACGTACGGATTTTTAAAAAAATGGCAGGAGCACCACGAAGTTGATCACTCAGAGCTATATTTGTCTGGATCGTCCGCTGTGCTCATCGTTGAAGGCTCTTCGCCAGTAGACTCACTTTCTCAAGCGAGCAAATATGAGGTACTTGCCTCTGGAGGAACACTACATGGCGAATTTGCCGTAATGCGTTATTTGCCAATTTCAGAGGATGCTCAACCAATTTTTGAACAACGACATAAAAATCTTGGTCAAAAAACAGGAAATGGCTTACTAGGCATTCGGCTGCTCAAGCCTAAGTCTGGAGATATGTATTGTGTCGTAAGTATCTGGGACAAAGAAACAAGCTATCAATACAATAGTGTTCCCCTTGTAGATGAAAGCCTTATGGCAAAGGGACCTGGCGGCTTGTTTGAAGCGCCATTTACAAAAACCTATCATCTTCCAAAAGAATAA